GCAGGATGTGACGGTTGCCGCGGCCATGGCGGCACGTGCAGCCCCTCGACGGTCCTTCGGACGGGCGGCAGCGCTGCCGCTGCCGCCCGTCAGATCTCGACGATCTTGCCGGCCTTGAGCGTCACCCGGCGGTCCATACGGGCGGCGAGGTCGTGGTTGTGGGTGGCGATCAGGGCGGCGAGGCCGGAATGGCGCACCAGCGCCTCCATGGCGTCGAAGACGTAGGAGGCGGTCTGCGGATCGAGGTTGCCGGTCGGCTCGTCGGCCAGAAGCACCAGCGGCGCGTTGGCCACCGCACGCGCGATCGCCACGCGCTGCTGTTCGCCGCCGGAGAGCTCCGCCGGGCGGTGGTCGGCGCGCGGACCGATCTTCATGTAGTCGAGCAGCTGGCGCGCCCGCTCTTCCGCCTCGGCGCGCGACAGGCCGCGCACCAGCTGCGGCAGGACGATGTTCTCCAGTGCGGAGAATTCCGGCAGCAGATGGTGGAACTGGTAGACGAAGCCGACCTCGTTGCGGCGGATCGCCGTGCGCCGGTCGTCGGACAGGCCGCTGCAGGGAACGCCGCTGAGCAGGACCTCGCCCGCATCCGGCCGCTCGAGCAGGCCGGCCGTGTGCAGCAGGGTGGACTTGCCGGCGCCCGAAGGCGCCACGAGCGCGACGGTCTCGCCGCGGCCGAGCACGAAATCGGCGCCGTCCAGGATGACGAGATCCCGCGCGCCCTGCTTGTAGCGCCGCTCCACGCCGACCAGCTGGAGAGCGAGTTCGGCCGCCATCACTCGTACCTCAGCGCTTCGACGGGATCGAGGCTGGCGGCCCGCCAGGCGGGAAACAGCGTGGCGAGGAAGGAGAGCGCCAGCGCCATCAGCACGACCGACGTGGTTTCGCTGACGTCGATCTTGGC
The nucleotide sequence above comes from Aquibium microcysteis. Encoded proteins:
- a CDS encoding ABC transporter ATP-binding protein, translating into MAAELALQLVGVERRYKQGARDLVILDGADFVLGRGETVALVAPSGAGKSTLLHTAGLLERPDAGEVLLSGVPCSGLSDDRRTAIRRNEVGFVYQFHHLLPEFSALENIVLPQLVRGLSRAEAEERARQLLDYMKIGPRADHRPAELSGGEQQRVAIARAVANAPLVLLADEPTGNLDPQTASYVFDAMEALVRHSGLAALIATHNHDLAARMDRRVTLKAGKIVEI